A DNA window from Macadamia integrifolia cultivar HAES 741 chromosome 4, SCU_Mint_v3, whole genome shotgun sequence contains the following coding sequences:
- the LOC122076847 gene encoding signal recognition particle subunit SRP72 has translation MAPKSKEKAKPSSSSPSHAPAAIEDLFSSINRHIQRSEYELAVKVADQVLAIDPGDEDALRCKIVALIKADDIDRALSTIQASEKAKRPIDFGFFKAYCLYRQNKLEEALDSLKSQERNSTTMLLESQILYRLGRMDACMDVYQKLQKFKIESLEINIVAGLILAGRSSEVQSTMDALRVKATSSFELAYNTACSLIEKKQYTEAEHYLLSARRIGQETLMEDNWADDEIEIELAPISVQLAYVRQLLGHTQEAIESYTDIVNRNLADDSSLAVAINNLIALKGPKDASDGLRKLDRLIEKGSDGQSFQLARGQDLKLSSKQREAIYTNRVLLLLHANRLDQARELVAALPGMFPDSVMPMLLQAAVFVRENKAGKAEEILGQFAARFPEKSKVALLARAQVAAAASHPQIAAESLARIPDIQHMPATVATLVTLKMRDGDIDGAAAVLDSAINWWSNAMGEDNKLNIIMHEAASFKLKNGREEEAASLYEELVKSHQSVEALVGLVTTAAKVDVEKAEAYEKQLKPLAGLKGVDVESLEKTSGATRVEGGGRVVNVEAYEEAKGKVKSKKKRKRKPKYPKGFDPANPGPPPDPERWLPKRERSSYRPKRKDKRAAAQVRGSQGAVMREKHEASAANTNSNISNSKSSQPAAASSKGSSHNMNSEQSKPSSSKSSRKKSRNN, from the exons ATGGCCCCGAAATCGAAGGAGAAGGCGAAACCTTCGTCTTCATCTCCTTCACATGCTCCTGCTGCTATTGAAGATCTCTTCTCATCTATCAATCGACATATTCAACGATCCGAGTACGAACTGGCCGTAAAAGTTGCCGATCAAG TTCTCGCAATCGACCCCGGTGATGAGGATGCACTTCGTTGCAAAATTGTTGCTTTGATCAAAGCCGATGACATTGATCGCGCGCTTTCCACAATTCAAGCTTCCGAGAAGGCTAAGCGCCCGATTGATTTCGGTTTCTTCAAG GCATATTGCTTATACAGGCAAAACAAGTTAGAAGAAGCTTTGGACTCCTTGAAAAGCCAGGAAAGAAATTCCACTACTATGCTACTAGAATCACAGATTCTGTATCGGTTAGGGAGAATGGATGCTTGTATGGATGTTTATCAGAAGCTTCAAAAGTTCAAGATTGAATCACTAGAGATAAATATTGTTGCTGGTTTGATTTTGGCTGGAAGGTCTTCTGAGGTCCAAAGTACAATGGATGCACTCCGGGTGAAAGCAACTAGCAGCTTTGAGCTGGCATACAACACTGCTTGTtctttgatagaaaagaaaCAATACACAGAAGCAGAACACTACCTACTCTCGGCCCGAAG AATTGGTCAGGAAACATTAATGGAGGACAACTGGGCTGATGATGAGATTGAGATTGAACTTGCTCCGATTTCTGTCCAGCTGGCATATGTTCGTCAG CTACTTGGACACACCCAAGAGGCCATTGAATCTTACACCGACATTGTAAACCGAAATCTGGCTGATGACTCATCACTTGCAGTGGCAATAAACAACCTTATTGCATTAAAGGGTCCGAAGGATGCCTCTGATGGCCTTAGGAAACTTGATCGGCTAATAGAAAAAGGTAGTGATGGTCAGAGCTTCCAGCTTGCTCGTGGACAGGACTTGAAGCTTTCATCAAAGCAAAGGGAAGCAATATACACTAATCGAGTGCTTCTACTTCTCCATGCAAATAGGTTGGATCAG GCTCGGGAACTTGTGGCTGCACTTCCTGGTATGTTCCCAGATAGTGTGATGCCCATGCTTCTTCAAGCTGCTGTTTTTGTGAGAGAGAACAAGGCTGGAAAGGCAGAAGAGATCCTTGGGCAGTTCGCTGCCAGGTTCCCTGAGAAATCCAAGGTGGCCCTTCTTGCACGGGCACAGGTAGCTGCTGCTGCGAGCCACCCACAGATTGCTGCAGAGTCCTTGGCAAGGATTCCAGATATACAACACATGCCAGCCACTGTTGCCACCCTTGTCACCCTTAAAATGCGTGATGGGGACATTGATGGTGCAGCCGCAGTGCTTGATTCAGCAATCAATTGGTGGTCAAATGCCATGGGTGAAGACAACAAGCTCAACATCATCATGCATGAGGCTGCATCCTTTAAGCTCAAGAATGGGCGTGAGGAAGAGGCTGCAAGTCTGTATGAGGAGCTAGTGAAAAGTCATCAGAGTGTCGAGGCTTTGGTTGGGCTGGTAACCACGGCTGCTAAGGTGGATGTTGAAAAGGCTGAGGCGTATGAGAAACAGCTGAAGCCTCTGGCAGGGTTGAAGGGGGTTGATGTGGAGAGCTTGGAGAAGACATCTGGTGCAACACGCGTAGAAGGTGGGGGCCGTGTAGTGAATGTAGAAGCCTACGAGGAGGCGAAGGGTAAGGTGAAatcaaaaaagaagaggaagagaaagccAAAGTATCCGAAAGGGTTTGATCCTGCTAACCCAGGTCCACCACCAGATCCAGAAAGATGGCTGCCCAAGAGGGAAAGGTCTAGTTACCGGCCGAAGAGGAAGGACAAAAGGGCAGCAGCTCAGGTAAGAGGTTCCCAGGGTGCGGTAATGAGAGAGAAACATGAAGCTAGTGCTGCCAATACTAACAGtaatatttcaaattcaaagTCAAGCCAACCTGCGGCAGCTTCTTCGAAAGGGTCATCACATAATATGAACTCAGAGCAATCGAAGCCTTCTTCATCAAAGTCATCTAGAAAGAAGTCGAGAAATAACTAG